The Oncorhynchus masou masou isolate Uvic2021 chromosome 2, UVic_Omas_1.1, whole genome shotgun sequence genomic sequence ACCCCAACCGGAACTGAATAGCGGCACCTAATTTTCTACTGCTTGAGTTCCTGCACCTTATATAGAATATTTAGTTCAAAAGTATTATGGACTTCCTGCACCTTAACAGTACCAGCACACAAAATGAGTACTgacacctatttcagtccaagtcaagcactgttgCTAGTTTATCAAAATTGTGAGGAAACTTGACCAGTGGTTTAAAGTACTGAATAAAAAAATACTTGGGTATGTGTACATtacattactatttatatttgactacttttactccaCCACATTCCTAAAGATATGTACTACTCCCATACATTTACCCCAACACCCAAAATAacttattacattttgaatgctgagGCAGGATAGAATTATGTGCCACagtctgtaaataaataaaaaacaaaatcgtgccgtctggtttgcttaatataaggaattttatgTATAGCATTGACTTTTATTTTGTACTTTTACTCCAGTATGAACATTTAGTACTTCTTCAaccactgtacttaagtacatttaaaaccagataattttactcaagtagtattttactgggtgacagtTGCTTTTGAGTAATTTTTCATTGacttatctttacttttactcaagtaggacaattgagtactttttccaacactgaTCATGACACATTTCACAATCACATTGAATTCAATGAGGCTACATGTTTGAACACAGACGTAAAAAATATACTGATGGTCAGTTCAGAAAGACTGTTGTTGGTCATAATTATTTGAGGTTACAGATGTATATCAACTGATGATCAAACAATGGTGAACACGCACAAAGACACAGGCAGGCACACTCATCTGATGGGTCACCATAAACATACACTCCATGCTTCCATTATTTTGTCCCTTCACTGTAGGTCTGTAAATGCACAAATTGAGGACCGTTGGTATTAGTCCGTCTATCAGTTTGAATGAGCTCTCTAGTCAACGTGGTATTTCACACGACACACACAATTTACTACATTCCCCTATGCGTTTGTGGATCCAAAAGTTATTTCATGAGCTTTTGTAAACAGTTATGAACTGCCCTccactgtaaacaaacactactAAAAGTACCTCAAAATGTGAACACTTTAGGATTGTTAAGTCAAACTCTTCCTATCTGAGTAAGGGTGGCCCAAGAACACAGAGTAAAAAATATCCCACTTACACCACTGACATGTTTACTTAGAAAAGCTATACTGTCAAATTCATCTCTGTTGAATCAATACATTGTGCCGATGTAGAGCATACTGAAAAGCTGGAAAATAAATCACTAACGCTAAAATAATATGGATGAGCTGTAGAGTAGTTGTCCCTTCTGTTGCATTGTCTTCTGGGTATATAGTCAGGAGGTAAAGTGTTCAAAAAGGCAGTCGTTCTCTTCCTAATGTCCTCAAGCCTCATCATGCTATTGCTTTTGCTTCAGGCAGGAATGCTTCCCAGAACTTTACGTGCTAGATCCAAGAGGGAGAAAAGTGAAAAGAGAGCACATCAATATCTGGAGTATAAAGGTCAATATTTCAAGCAAACAGTTACATGAAAAACCACACATTTGaagagatttaaaaaaataaagagtaCAGATTACCCGCTGTTGAGACTGTAGAAGAGACTCCAGATATTTCACTATCTGGCTTTTGAAGTCCTTGGATTTCTCTTTCTGttagatggaggggaagaaaagaACTCAATTTTCTCATGCAAAACTATCCTGAATATGGGAGCACGATGTTGCTCCGatgctaaaaaataaaaaaatagcctTACCTCAAACCTGAGGAATTCCTTGCGAACGGTTACAGAGATCCTGTCAAAATCCCTCTCGTACTGAGTGACTTTACCCTCCCACTGTGAAAGACATGAGGGGAATAAGGAGAGTTTAATGTGGAAATAGAAGTCAAAGCAATACCACCTCCCTTTAAGCATGCATTAACACAGTGCTAGCTCCTGTACCTCAGTGATCTCCTCTTTGGCCTGTTGTAGTTTGTCAGGCTTGTTGGCCCACAGAAGCTTTGCCTCAACCTCCCTCTTCTTCTGCAGGGTGCTCTGAGCCTCCTGCCAGCGCTGCCACGTTTTCATGCGCTGCTCAAAACAGCCCTGAGGACAACATAACGAGAATGCCCAAATTAAGCACACAGCACGAGTTCAGACCAAAATCTGCACCACATCAATTTCACATCGATGGCTCACAGATTCTAGCTGGTAGCTACCCAGTTTAGCACCAAAGCGAGCAACGTTTGCACTAATCTTCCATTGACATTTTGGATTTACTCATCCAGTTAATGTAGTCGTAGTGTTCTATTTAAAATTCAGGCCATAGAATGAAGTTTCCGTACCCTGACGGCCCCTAGTAGGCGGATGTAGAATTAAGTTTCCGTACCCTGACGGCCCCTAGTAGGCGGATGTAGAATTAAGTTTCCGTACCCTGACGGCCCCTAGTAGGCGGATGTAGAATGAAGTTTCCGTACCCTGACGGCCCCTAGTAGGCGGATGTAGAATGAAGTTTCCGTACCCTGACGGCCCCTAGTAGGCGGATGTAGAATGAAGTTTCCGTACCCTGACGGCCCCTAGTAGGCGGATGTAGTCGGCCAGCAGCTCGGCCAAGATGAAGAAGTCGCTGGCCGCCTGCTCCTGGTGTAGCGTCTCCATCTTGTCCTCCACCTCGGCCAGTTGGGAGAGGGCCCGGGACAGAGCTGTGTTGTCCTCCGAGTTGCCCAGCATGGCCATGCTCTTGGCGAACACTGCTGTGTTCCCGCAGAGCTCTGACGAAACAACAGATATAACAGGGTCACAAATATAAAAAAAAGGTCTGCTTGACAGCTCCAATCTTATCAAAAGGGTTTTAAAGCAGACATCTCTTTTTTCTGTGAATCTCACCCTTTCTGTGGTTGACCAGGGAGTCCACCACCGCATGGAGTTTCCTCAGCTGCAGCTCCTCGCTCTCCACCTCCTGCAGTTTGTTGTCAAACCACTGGAACACAAAGCAACGTGGGAGGTACGATCAGGCAACCAATCTACATCAATTAAACTCATTTGAATGACAAAGGGGACGTATCGACCCAAAGCTTTACAAAGCATACGCATCCCGTTTAGCAGACAGTAAAGAAAAATATATTACTGCTATGATTTCTTGTTTGGCATTTGAGTAAATCAACCAGAACAGTGATTGTCTTACAGCATCCGAGTCGCTGATCTTAATGGTCATCTTACTGACAGCATCTGATGCTCTGTTGATCATCTTCAGGAAGCCAGCtccactcagtgtgtgtgtacccaccGCCCTAGGCAGCTGAcagacatacacacgcacacggcagacatacacacacacgcacgcagacacacacacgcacgcagacacacacacgcacgcagacacacgcacgcagacacacgcgGGCACGCACgacgcacgcacgcagacacgcagacgcacgcacgcacgcagacacacgcacgcacgcagacacacgcacgcatgcacgcacgcagaCAGTGAACAAATTAATGCATGATTCCAGTAGTCTGTGACAGTATTGACAGCTAATGACTTTAGAGCACCTACCTCGTCTCTTTCCAGGAACTCTCTGACATCAGGGTCTTGTAACAGGGACGGGTGACACACTACTCTCTGCAGGTACCTAGAAAATCCCACAAATATCAACAGGCTAGACTACAGGGAGGAAACAATGCAATGCCTGCCATAGCAATGAAGATACAGCAATACATTCTTAACAAAAGCAAAGGAATATGACAAATATCAACAGGCTAATATAAAACACAATCTGAACATGATACTTCACCGTGCTGTACATGCAAAGTCTGAGTACAATAATGGTAAAAGGTGCTTCTTCAGGTTCTACCTCTCCAGagccgctctcctcctctccacaaaGTCAGCCGAGGAAGAGTCATCCTTTCCCACCTTCACTTTGGTCATCCCTAGGGAGTCAAGACATGGTGTTACTCGTGTCTTTCTGTATTTCATGTGCCGTAATCAGTACCCTGCACCTGTGAAATCTACCGGGTTTGCATACTATGCCTGTAACCAGGTTTTTGAAACTGGCTGGCAGACATGAACTGACAAATGTAGTTCCTTACCCACAACGCTCTTCTCTGGTGGTGGAGGGATGATACAGCCGTTCAGGGAGTGCTTCACCGACAGCTTCTCATACAGCCCAAGGAAATCACTGAACCTCCTCCACACCGAGAATGTCCTGTTCCTGAACATGGGTAATGTAGTCTAGGGGGTGGAATTAGTGAGGCTTAGTATCAGTTAGACAAAATCACAAGTTCGGATTTCAGAGAGGACACTGGCAGAAGTAGGCCTACTCAACACAAGCAGAGTAATTCCTTCAAATTGTTCATGGTCACAGTGCAAAGTATAGAGAAAATGGTTTGGGAGTACTACTATATACATGACCAAAACAAAAACTAGTTGTTTAAAAAGTCCTGATTTTGCTGCTGCAGAAGTTACATACCCGAGTGGACACCTTGTAGGCCATGTAAGCGTTCATGCCATCTCCTAAAAGGGAAAATCAAATTGTCAGGTTACAGAGGTTGAGACATAGTTTAGTTTCAAATATGAAATCCGAGAGACGGGAAAATGACACACaaactgtaaaataaataaaaaacaggcATATCCTGGCTACAACCCTCCAGGACCAAGCGTGAACAACATTTAAAAACTAAACTGAGGTAAAGAGGTTTCAAGGATCTGGTCCTGGTCCGTATTGAGCTCACGGGATCTTGTGTATGCATGCTGTTCTGGCTCTTgtcgtagctagctagcatgcctGTCGGCTTCTATGAGGCTTTGATATTCCATCTTCTGTTGTCTTTGTTGTGTTCTTCCCATTCAACTTGACAAAAACAAAACTCTCAACTTGCAATGTGTAGCTAAAGCTATAGATAGTTATTGCTATATTGATAGCCAATATTAGACTCCTAACCCTCAAAGTTGCTTGGACAAGCAAGAAAACACTCCCTCTCCCAGCGATGCCATCCTGGCTTCCTACTTTAAAAACTCAACTCAATTGAGAGGAAGATAAGATAATTACATCGTAGCTTCCATGGATTCAACCACAATACACACTTCCAATGCTTCTAAATGGTTGCTAAACATCAGTTCAAAGATCGTGAGAAAAAATGATTCCTTACCAATTTTCTCTGGATTGGTGACAGCAACCTCCATGTCAAAGCTGTCCTCATCCTTTTCCTCTTCCAACTGAATTGGTGGAAATGAGCTGGTGAACAACAAGACTTCGGGAAATTGCACTTACATTTactgttattattctctctcttttgctAATGCTGCATATGATGAAAACATTTGGGGTTGTACTAGTCTCATAAGGTCAACAGTGTTCCCTATCCCCTATATCTGTCTTTTGAGGGCTGATAATAATTACGTTATGGCATAATGGCCCTCCAAAGCAACGAGCAGCAGACAACAACATATTACATTAAACTAAACTGTGGTGGAATTTGTTGGGCATGTCCTGTTGTAGCCTACCTGCTCCATAGACCTGGGTTGTGTTGCTGATGTCCTGTTGTAGCCTACCTGCTCCATATACCTGGGTTGTGTTGCTGATGTCCTGTTGTAGCCTACCTGCTCCATAGACCTGGGTTGTGTTGCTGATGTCCTGTTGTAGCCTACCTGCTCCATAGACCTGGGTTGTGTTGCTGATGTCCTGTTGTAGCCTACCTGCTCCATAGACTCAGGTTGCGTTGCTGATAGTGTAAGTGATGGGGTGAATTCAGCTCCAGAGGACTTGGCTGTGGTGCTGGGGTTCTCCCTGGCTGTGGTGCTGGGGTTCTCCAAGGACAGCTCCACCGAGACCTCTGAGAGGACAGGGACGGAGGGGCAACATATAACATAAGCAAGGACGTCACAGGGAGATGAACCAATTCTGCTTTTCAGTCTAGTAGGGGTAATAATAAAAGGGAAAAATGATAACATACCTGCAAATAGATCATTCTCATTGTCTGAATGGACACCGTTGGACTTAGAGGTTGTGATGGAACTGTTGACAGCGGTGCTAGTTTCTTCTTCACTGAAGAGGTCAGCTGGTTCTTCACCATTGGCTGTGTTAGGCTGAAAGGCCTCTGCAACAGGGTTGCTCTGAAGGGTAATACAACAATATCAATAAAGAGTACAGCACTTAGAATTGAGGGTATTAAAACAGGTCACTTTTTTAGTGCCGGCATTTAAACCTTTCACATACAAGGAGAAGCACAAACCACAATATTTGTGTGGGGTGGACTTGGGTTATCAGTGAAAAGGGGCCAGGTCAGTTGATTGTAACAAAggcaattatatatatataaaaaaaaaaaaagtaacttCATATTAATCTCCAGCACCAGCTCGACATCAACATATAAAAATGGTGCATTTGTGTTTTGAAGTAAAAGAGAAAGGAAGATGTGTTTTTTGACTCAAAAACATATAAACCCACCATGTTCACATGTTGATGTTGGAGATGATGAATTTAGTGTTGGAAAATAGTGAAGTGTCCCTTTATGTATTACAATGATGCAACAGAATACATGGGCCTACATAGCCACATGTCCATTACTATCAAACTAATTTGTGTCCAAAATTAAGGTGGGGGTAACTGGTCAAGTGTGGACTAATGTCCACTATGGGATTTGAAGACAATTTCTCATCTTTTGCTTTATTTGGGTGGAAACAAGTGTATGTCCAACTGAAGTTAGATATATAGATATTAGTAGAACTAGCTAGCCAACGTGCAGTGAAGTTGTAAAAATAGAACCGATTTAACAAGCGAGTTAGTTACATTATCAGCTGCCCCGGTCCTGGACAAGAGTGAGGTCAACCATTGCCCAGATGGGCTAAAATCATAACAGAATAAGCCACCTTGGCTAGCTACATctgtgtgaagctagccacacAAAGGATTAACAACAATCGTGGAATTTGCTGTTCAAAATAAAAGTGCCCCATTAAAAGAGATTCAAACGAATACAAATAGTGGAATAATGCCATATTTGGACGAGTTAATGGTCGGATGTTATACAGATTCAAGACAATAATTAGTTAATTTGACCCAAAGCAATGCAAATCAGTTGAAATCGCACTGTGGATGTATTAGACTTTAGAATTGCATTTGTGGCATACTTATATGCACTGTACAGCCTAACCTAATGATGTTGCACCCATGAAATAGGGTATCAGCCTATATTGAGTGACactcacagaacacaactgtgtaGCGTTTACACACATATCAGCGTTCTGTGAATGTCACTGAGTAGGCTGATACTCCATTTCATGGGTGCAACATCCATAGGTTAGCGGCCTGTACATCGTCTCTACGAATCCGAGCGTGTCAgactcttctctcatctctaacATGTAGGCTCACTTTTTGTGAACAGTCATAAGAAAAGTCAGAACGTTGAATAAACTTAATTTAAACATACTTTACCTGATTTTCTCCTTATATAGGCGGTAATCCGAGACAGACTATCCACAGAGTAGTGTTATTAACCCGACTTTCAGTACGCTGGTCTGTATATCGGTTTGTATTTCTGGTTTTATTTCCAATACTGACGCAATTCGCATGACTTGGACAATATATCAACAATGGCCGAGTTTAACCGAAGCATAGACAGGACCATGTTCGATTACATTCGGCTATTGTTTACATATTGTGCATCACGTGAAATGCTAAGGAGATGGAAAATACAAGTGAGAGAATTTACGGGTGCTGGAAAAAGTTGTGGAGATCAAATGTCCACAGTAAATAATTGTTTACTTGACTTTTTGCTGCCCCGGTAGGTTCTGCACGGACAACCGGTAAAGTAACCTCATATCATTTTATTCAACATTTTAGCTTGCATAGATTTGCATATTTTTTTACAGCGATTTCTTTCAGACGGATTATCCATGGAATAACCATGGTAACAGTGATGTTTAGGCAAGGCTGTAGAATGAAATATACGTATGCCCACAATGCAATTCTAGTCTAATACATCCACAGTGCGATGTCAACTGATTTTTACTTTTTGTGTCAAAACTAATTATTGTCTTTTGTTGAATGTATAAGTACATTTCTACATTGTTTAGCTAGTACAAATTTAGCACGTTTCCACTATTTGTATCACTTTTATTTTGAAAGCGAACCGAAAATTCCACTATTATGGTTAATCCTTTTTGTGACTAGCTTCACACAGGTAGATATCTGGGCTGGAGTGCAGCGATGAATAAATTAGTAATTGTTTGAGTGACTGCAGCTtgcaataaaaaaaacaaaaggaGTTAGCTTACTACGTTATCTAATGGATTGTACCAGAATGGAGTCTTGAAGAGTTGTGCTTGAcaggtagctagctaatgttagcctagCTATCTGGCTAAACTCCGTTCTGTAGTTTACAGGGCTACTAGCTTggctagcaagctaacattagCATGCTATGGAATGGTGTACAGATCCGGCTTCAGTCAGCTGGTATCATCTGATATGTCTAGTTCTTACATTGCCAACGAATATATCCTCCCCTTCGTCACTGTCTTCATCTGCCATTTCGGAAAGTGGGTCTTGGTTCTCTGCTCCAGGGAGATTCCGCCGTGAGCTAGCCGCCATGTCTGTGATGATACGTCTCTAAACGGAAGTTGACAAGGGCAAAGTACTGTCTGGAGCGACACCTGCTGGTTATTAAACGGCAACGCGTTTAGGAACGTCACAGACCTCTATTCtttctactgtactgtgtgtccAACTGGAAATGGTGCTGGAAATGGCAATATAATGAAGCACCTTGTATAAAATATCTAGCCTATATAATGTATTTCAACCGCCATTCTGTATTATATGTGATGTTTTTTAATTACCATGTGGCGCCAGGTGTTAGGTTGGGCATGGGTTAAAGTGGCTTGGTCAGAGTTTTTAAAAATACACCTCTACCTTCTTGAATTAATCACTAATTTGGACAGATGAAAGCGAGGGTCCTTATACCCTTCACTAATCCAGTCATGTGTTATCATAACTTATAGGAAGGACTCAAAGAAGCATTTATTTACAAAGTATTCTGACAGAGACATAAGGAAATTAGGCTGTGAAAGAGATCCTCTATAGGTATTTGTTAGGAGAGaatctccctctatcccctaGAGACTCCTGACAAATTAAGTTTGATAGCCATATAAAAACAAAGGGAACAATAGCTCCAAAATTAATAGCTCCAAAATCATTTATTTTTGATAGTCTAATTTACTGAACAATGATTCTTATTGATGACAGAAGTGTGTCCTTTGAAAACAGATAAAAGTTCAAATGTAGGCCAACAGTCTAAGAGAAAACAGatttaaaagttttttttttaaatttgactgAGTGAGCCTAACCAGACTCCCTTTGTAGAAGCATTGGCTATGTTTTGTGTTTGTATGGTTTTTAATAAGAGGAAATCCATTCTCTTCCTTCCATGTGTATCTTCATATGCCCATCAGTGTACTGTTGTCTATCGCATTTGACACATATGACAGCAATATATTTTCTCCTCTTTTGTCGATCTTGATATTTTTATCAAGGTTCTTGTTTTGGAAGAGTTTGCCACAGTCATGGCAACAAAGTAGTTTCTCTTCAGTGAATTGACTGATGGCATTTTAGTGGTTGATATTATCAATTTTCGACACATAAAGCACAAAATGCTTTTTCTTCATATGCGCTTTTAAGACTTGAAAACGGTTTCTCCCCTGTTTGAAATGTCGTATGCTTGACCAAATGTCCGCTCTGACTACAAGGTCAAGTCCGTACTGACCCGTGGAGAATGGACCCCAAATTAAAACGGATGCATTTTGCTCCGTATGGAGTGTGTGACGTGAAACCACTGCTCTTTTCTAATTCGCTAAACGGATGGTTACATATCCTTCGGCCCGTCCAAAGTTAAACTCAGATATTTTTGTATGTGAAAAATGGATTGAAATTGTATGGTTATGGACGCGTCATCTCCGCTGACCGTCAACGTACAACTTCCGGTTTCTCCATTGAGAAACCGGAAAGAACTCAAAGGGCCAGTCTGGCCTCGCCCTCCATGAGTTTCCACTTTATTCGCATTGATGTGATTTGTCACCTGTGTGAGTCTACATGTTTAACCTCGTGACTGAAGGATTTGCCACATCGTTTACACCGATATATTTTTTACCTGTGTGAATTATATGATGAATTTTCAAATGACTGGCTTTAGAAAAGCTTTTGCTGCACTCTGGACATCTGTATGATTTCTTCCCTGTGTGAGTCCTCATGACCGAACAGGTTTGTCTTGCCGATGAAGGATTTCTCACGTTCTAAGCATTTATATGTGGCCAACCCcagtaatagatgtaataattgATAGGTAAACTACTGCTATGCTAGCCAAGTAATGTTGGGGGTTAATATAGAATTGCCTGGTGAAGTTAAGATCAATAGATCAAATTTGACTGTCCTCGATTT encodes the following:
- the LOC135555893 gene encoding sorting nexin-1-like translates to MAASSRRNLPGAENQDPLSEMADEDSDEGEDIFVGNSNPVAEAFQPNTANGEEPADLFSEEETSTAVNSSITTSKSNGVHSDNENDLFAEVSVELSLENPSTTARENPSTTAKSSGAEFTPSLTLSATQPESMEQLEEEKDEDSFDMEVAVTNPEKIGDGMNAYMAYKVSTRTTLPMFRNRTFSVWRRFSDFLGLYEKLSVKHSLNGCIIPPPPEKSVVGMTKVKVGKDDSSSADFVERRRAALERYLQRVVCHPSLLQDPDVREFLERDELPRAVGTHTLSGAGFLKMINRASDAVSKMTIKISDSDAWFDNKLQEVESEELQLRKLHAVVDSLVNHRKELCGNTAVFAKSMAMLGNSEDNTALSRALSQLAEVEDKMETLHQEQAASDFFILAELLADYIRLLGAVRGCFEQRMKTWQRWQEAQSTLQKKREVEAKLLWANKPDKLQQAKEEITEWEGKVTQYERDFDRISVTVRKEFLRFEKEKSKDFKSQIVKYLESLLQSQQRHVKFWEAFLPEAKAIA